The following are encoded together in the Deltaproteobacteria bacterium genome:
- a CDS encoding aminotransferase class I/II-fold pyridoxal phosphate-dependent enzyme → MIFSKRANQLVASATMNATLKAQNQIKNGEDIVLGSVGEPDSKPPSSTKKEVINYLNTHDSKYGSAQGLASTRKIISTWMNQLYKQNWSSENVVISPGSKFGLYSLFQILGDETCEVIIPSPYWVSYVTLAKLSGASIQVIPCSASENYKLTAAKLKNELSKKTKALTKILLLNSPQNPTGAIYSKSELIELAEVIAAHPDLMVICDDIYNQLIFSDDSRCPHLLDVLDKEHHQRVILVHGASKSFALTGWRLGWVIASSEIINKLTDFQSQTLTCMPDFIQIALEKTLQNENQYVNELKELIKIRHQRAISILQTCPGIKLFSSQGAFYVWMEVLDKSKTSSQICDELLNQFGVALVPGSSFGCEYHLRFSVTISDTLLDKGLQRIINYFTLNGNPDQIKK, encoded by the coding sequence ATGATTTTTTCAAAAAGAGCTAATCAATTAGTCGCCTCAGCCACCATGAATGCCACTCTGAAAGCACAAAATCAAATTAAAAACGGTGAAGATATTGTCTTAGGTTCTGTTGGAGAACCGGATTCAAAACCACCTTCAAGCACCAAAAAGGAAGTTATCAATTATTTAAACACCCATGATTCTAAATATGGCTCTGCTCAAGGTTTAGCGAGCACAAGAAAAATAATTTCCACATGGATGAACCAACTATATAAACAAAATTGGTCTTCTGAAAATGTAGTTATTTCACCAGGATCCAAATTTGGTCTGTATTCTCTTTTCCAAATTTTAGGTGATGAAACTTGTGAAGTGATCATTCCATCCCCCTACTGGGTAAGCTATGTCACCTTGGCAAAACTATCAGGAGCTTCAATTCAAGTCATTCCTTGCTCGGCTTCAGAAAATTATAAATTAACTGCTGCAAAATTAAAAAACGAGCTTTCAAAAAAAACGAAGGCTTTAACAAAAATTTTACTGTTAAATTCTCCACAAAATCCAACGGGTGCTATTTACTCAAAATCCGAACTTATAGAATTAGCAGAGGTGATTGCGGCCCATCCTGACCTTATGGTTATTTGCGACGATATTTATAACCAGTTAATTTTTTCTGATGACTCTCGCTGTCCTCATTTACTAGATGTTTTAGATAAAGAACATCATCAACGAGTGATCCTCGTTCATGGTGCTTCTAAAAGTTTTGCTTTAACAGGGTGGCGGCTTGGGTGGGTGATAGCAAGTTCCGAAATCATCAACAAGCTTACTGATTTTCAAAGTCAAACATTAACCTGTATGCCTGATTTTATACAAATTGCTCTTGAAAAAACTCTGCAAAATGAAAATCAATATGTAAATGAATTGAAAGAACTCATTAAAATTCGACACCAACGAGCTATTTCAATCTTACAAACCTGTCCAGGTATTAAGTTGTTTTCTTCACAGGGAGCCTTCTATGTGTGGATGGAAGTTCTTGATAAATCAAAAACTTCCTCGCAAATTTGTGATGAACTTTTAAATCAATTCGGAGTGGCTCTGGTTCCTGGTTCTTCTTTTGGCTGTGAGTACCATCTTAGATTTTCTGTGACCATTTCAGATACTTTATTAGATAAGGGGCTACAAAGAATTATTAATTATTTCACATTAAATGGGAACCCTGACCAAATTAAAAAGTAA
- the ribD gene encoding bifunctional diaminohydroxyphosphoribosylaminopyrimidine deaminase/5-amino-6-(5-phosphoribosylamino)uracil reductase RibD: MSLVKDIIDIRAKILVKRFHLENEFLNLDKNNLRVTNPWSTLDAMIVAILEAYRGAVHVAPNPMVGCVILDKNGNFLSKGFHHFFGGPHAEIEAIKDIPVKTLEGAHVIVTLEPCAHEGQTPSCAKTLAQMPIAKVTYGLKDPNPLVAGKGAAILKQAGKEVSIYTPESFDHDLNTELEELAENFLLNYRESKAFVALKWAQSLDGKLAISSGESQWITNLLSRDYSQYLRSIYDATMVGANTILMDNPQLNIRRHGISKENKLIIFDPKARVFVNRGKLKFYQSHQQKNIYYLIDKEYFKNLNQNQNQNQNQNQNQNQNEILSRENSIEIEEQIIKIEKKDSQYDLNQINKLLFQKGIKSILLEGGSKTLQYFLSSHQANRVYAFIAPMILGKGQSYSESIELSKMEDKLILKNSKNINFENDILLTGVF, from the coding sequence ATGAGTCTTGTAAAGGATATCATTGATATCCGAGCCAAAATTTTAGTAAAACGGTTTCATCTTGAAAATGAGTTTTTAAATCTAGATAAAAATAATTTGAGAGTTACTAATCCCTGGTCAACCTTAGACGCTATGATAGTTGCTATTCTGGAAGCATACAGAGGTGCTGTACACGTTGCTCCTAATCCTATGGTAGGCTGTGTGATTCTAGATAAAAATGGGAACTTTTTATCAAAAGGTTTTCATCATTTTTTTGGTGGTCCTCATGCAGAGATAGAGGCTATCAAAGATATTCCTGTAAAGACTTTGGAAGGAGCGCATGTGATTGTGACTCTAGAGCCCTGTGCCCATGAGGGACAGACTCCTTCCTGTGCTAAAACTCTGGCTCAAATGCCCATTGCCAAAGTAACCTATGGGTTGAAGGATCCAAATCCTTTGGTAGCAGGGAAAGGTGCTGCCATTTTAAAACAAGCGGGTAAAGAAGTTTCTATCTATACTCCTGAAAGTTTCGATCACGATTTAAATACCGAGCTTGAAGAATTGGCAGAGAATTTTTTACTGAATTATCGAGAAAGCAAAGCGTTTGTCGCTTTAAAGTGGGCTCAAAGTCTAGATGGGAAACTGGCCATATCAAGCGGAGAAAGCCAATGGATCACGAACCTCTTATCAAGAGATTACTCACAATATTTACGAAGTATTTATGACGCGACAATGGTAGGTGCGAATACCATATTAATGGATAATCCTCAGCTCAATATACGTCGCCATGGAATCAGTAAGGAAAATAAATTAATTATTTTTGATCCTAAAGCGCGGGTGTTTGTAAATAGGGGCAAATTAAAATTTTATCAGTCACATCAACAGAAAAATATTTATTATTTAATTGATAAAGAATATTTCAAAAACTTGAATCAGAATCAGAATCAGAATCAGAATCAGAATCAGAATCAGAATCAGAATGAAATACTTTCAAGGGAAAATTCAATTGAAATCGAAGAGCAAATAATTAAGATTGAAAAAAAAGATTCTCAGTATGATCTAAATCAAATCAATAAGTTACTTTTTCAAAAGGGAATAAAATCTATTCTGCTTGAAGGTGGAAGTAAGACCCTTCAGTATTTTTTAAGTTCTCATCAGGCGAATCGGGTTTATGCTTTTATTGCTCCTATGATTCTTGGAAAAGGTCAAAGTTACTCAGAGTCCATTGAGCTATCGAAAATGGAGGATAAACTTATTCTTAAGAATTCTAAAAATATAAATTTTGAAAATGATATTTTACTAACAGGAGTTTTTTAA
- a CDS encoding homogentisate 1,2-dioxygenase has protein sequence MHQYQQGRFTTQGHKGIPDNHFEEEQGRKGFFGPVSHLIKPQPSTRWKYIEGPLKPHLYDLVEISKHYNQWQRLFYNTDAGVYQLWLPKKNPDEIKSFRNADGDTLYFCHKGSGEIFTEYGLLKYSPGQYILMPKCCQHTFITSEESQFLVIESKTSGYKEPDRGMVGRNAFYDPAAFGKPDLDLMQARKKELNLIVKTIEVKRAGALTKFLYEDCVYDTVGWKGDFFPVTLHIHDMMPMLSARVHLPPSAHTTFVASGFVVCTFLPRPLESDTDALKVPFYHQNIDFDEVLFYHAGDFFSRDNLHAGMVTLHPAGFPHGPHPKAVQNVHSKTHTDEVAVMIDTLQPLHVDTIMEKVELTNYWQSWMKK, from the coding sequence GTGCATCAGTATCAACAAGGTCGATTTACAACCCAAGGACATAAGGGGATTCCTGATAATCATTTTGAAGAAGAGCAAGGTCGCAAAGGGTTTTTTGGTCCCGTATCTCACTTGATTAAGCCTCAACCTAGTACTCGATGGAAATACATCGAGGGTCCTCTGAAGCCCCATTTGTATGATTTAGTTGAAATAAGCAAGCATTATAATCAATGGCAAAGATTATTTTATAATACGGATGCAGGTGTTTATCAACTTTGGCTTCCTAAAAAAAATCCTGATGAAATCAAATCTTTTCGAAATGCTGATGGGGATACATTGTATTTTTGCCATAAAGGGTCTGGGGAAATATTCACAGAGTATGGTTTGTTAAAATATTCTCCGGGGCAATACATTTTAATGCCAAAGTGTTGCCAGCATACTTTTATAACTTCAGAGGAATCACAATTCTTAGTCATTGAATCGAAAACGAGTGGTTACAAAGAACCAGACCGAGGTATGGTAGGTCGAAATGCTTTTTATGATCCTGCGGCCTTTGGTAAACCTGATTTGGATTTGATGCAGGCACGAAAAAAGGAACTTAATTTAATTGTAAAGACCATTGAGGTTAAACGAGCTGGAGCATTAACAAAATTTTTATATGAGGATTGTGTTTACGATACCGTCGGTTGGAAGGGCGATTTTTTTCCTGTGACATTACATATCCATGATATGATGCCCATGTTGTCGGCTCGAGTTCATCTTCCCCCCAGTGCCCATACGACTTTTGTTGCCAGTGGGTTTGTTGTTTGTACCTTTTTGCCAAGACCCTTGGAATCAGATACGGATGCCTTGAAGGTTCCTTTTTATCACCAAAATATAGATTTTGATGAGGTGTTATTTTACCATGCTGGGGATTTTTTCAGTCGCGATAATTTACATGCTGGAATGGTGACTTTGCATCCAGCAGGATTTCCCCATGGCCCTCATCCCAAAGCGGTTCAAAATGTCCATTCGAAAACTCATACCGATGAAGTAGCCGTGATGATTGATACCCTTCAACCACTTCATGTAGATACTATTATGGAAAAAGTGGAGTTAACAAATTATTGGCAAAGTTGGATGAAAAAATGA
- a CDS encoding serine/threonine protein kinase, translating to MADQLIGKTINNRYEILAEIGRGGYSTVYKASDLSLNQIVAVKCFYPPPGAFEKIKEKVKREMQTIRKLHHQFVIQLFDFFEEDNWLFLAMEFIDGGSLSDLVKEKGALNPVLVKKIMEQMADALVIAHQNGIIHRDIKPQNILFRKTGDAVLADFGSAKVYGQNTSSMTISMNGTLDYMSPEVIQNNPYDCRTDIYSLGLTMYYALTGRKAIQSSLNHVVSQFENGFDPKLIEPKADSFLSKIIKKSTAFYAANRFLTAQTLLDFLKAPTALSNEQNEEKYCFICGNENALPSGSCLGCLVSQETEKESTSLLFIRNGYELSSSDFIQKFFTPTSLSMAKINECKEGLLPFVRINSELQDKIGIDLLNTGIVTEVVTPKIFFGAAPKNMSLFLMGNLILGTWVGLQYSPHFFWVTIAFFLFSLFYLRSESVKPIFRNTNNPGKLNIALIDSMLSTYKSLIHDNYRKNVVNLFRTSHRLWNQIHSQEVKLQIESTLVCLLKSILEIDSTFEKLRQIYQKDLDVHSNFLFKNEASFNQLSFAILKAESLLMNLQLNTQTVDDTLILKRVVDSMQDLETEYRLHIEAKKELDDLLNNVA from the coding sequence GTGGCAGATCAACTCATCGGTAAGACCATCAATAATCGCTATGAGATCTTAGCTGAAATTGGCCGTGGTGGTTATTCTACTGTTTATAAAGCTAGCGATTTGAGCCTAAATCAAATAGTCGCCGTTAAATGTTTTTATCCTCCACCGGGTGCCTTTGAGAAGATAAAAGAAAAAGTAAAACGTGAAATGCAAACCATAAGAAAACTTCACCATCAGTTTGTGATTCAGCTTTTTGATTTTTTTGAAGAGGACAACTGGCTTTTTTTAGCTATGGAATTTATAGACGGAGGAAGTTTATCTGATCTTGTAAAAGAAAAAGGAGCCTTGAACCCTGTTTTAGTAAAGAAAATAATGGAACAAATGGCAGATGCATTAGTGATAGCCCATCAAAATGGAATCATTCACAGAGATATCAAGCCACAAAATATTTTGTTTAGAAAGACTGGTGATGCTGTTTTGGCAGATTTTGGATCCGCCAAAGTCTATGGGCAAAATACATCGTCTATGACTATCTCCATGAATGGGACATTGGATTACATGTCTCCTGAAGTGATCCAAAATAACCCCTATGACTGTCGCACGGATATCTATTCCTTAGGGCTAACCATGTACTATGCTTTGACAGGAAGAAAAGCCATCCAAAGTTCTTTAAATCATGTAGTCAGTCAATTTGAAAATGGTTTTGATCCCAAGTTAATTGAACCAAAAGCGGATTCGTTTTTAAGCAAAATCATAAAGAAATCGACCGCCTTCTACGCTGCAAATCGTTTTCTGACCGCACAAACATTGTTGGATTTTTTAAAAGCTCCAACAGCCCTCTCCAATGAACAAAATGAGGAAAAATATTGCTTCATTTGTGGCAATGAAAACGCTTTACCATCAGGTTCCTGTTTAGGCTGTCTTGTTTCTCAAGAAACAGAAAAAGAATCAACTTCATTACTTTTTATTAGGAATGGATATGAACTATCAAGCTCTGATTTTATTCAAAAATTTTTTACGCCCACATCATTAAGCATGGCCAAAATAAATGAGTGCAAGGAGGGTTTGTTACCTTTTGTGAGAATAAATTCTGAATTACAAGATAAAATTGGGATAGATTTACTAAACACAGGTATTGTCACGGAGGTGGTCACTCCAAAAATATTTTTTGGAGCTGCCCCTAAAAATATGAGCCTTTTTCTCATGGGAAATTTGATCTTGGGAACATGGGTTGGCCTACAATACAGTCCTCATTTTTTCTGGGTGACTATTGCTTTTTTTCTTTTCTCTTTATTCTATCTTCGTTCAGAAAGCGTAAAGCCCATATTTCGAAATACAAATAATCCTGGAAAACTGAATATAGCTTTAATTGATTCGATGCTTTCAACCTATAAAAGCTTGATTCATGATAACTATAGAAAAAATGTAGTCAATTTGTTTCGAACGAGCCATCGCCTCTGGAATCAGATACATTCCCAAGAAGTTAAATTACAAATTGAATCTACTTTAGTTTGTTTGCTCAAATCAATTTTAGAAATTGATTCCACTTTTGAAAAATTAAGACAAATCTATCAAAAGGATTTAGATGTACATTCAAATTTTCTCTTTAAAAACGAAGCCTCCTTCAATCAACTGTCATTTGCCATTTTAAAAGCGGAGTCTCTTTTAATGAATTTACAATTAAATACCCAAACTGTCGATGACACTCTTATTTTGAAAAGAGTTGTTGATTCCATGCAAGATTTAGAGACAGAATATAGACTTCACATAGAAGCTAAAAAAGAACTCGATGATCTCTTAAACAATGTTGCCTAG
- the hppD gene encoding 4-hydroxyphenylpyruvate dioxygenase, with translation MATLDANPVGILGVDFVEYAGPTSFSFENLFKQMGFLEIAKSDSQKLHLYRQGRISFILNQDPNSFAENFALRHGPSICSMAFKVQDATAALKLVQSRGARVYEGKEGKKLVNIPAIYGIGDSLIYFLDEKNKTEVYEKIFKLAFPLAEPKGFGMVNVDHFTNNVPKGEMDKWCDFYSHIFNFKNVRYFDIKGKQTGLLSKVMRSPCGTFSIPINEPTEGKSQIQEYLEEYKGSGIQHLALITNDILSTLEVSKNQKLEYLTPPPRSYYELLKDRLPIVTEEVKKLEDNAVLVDGDHDGYLLQIFTKNVIGPIFFEIIQRKNHFGFGEGNFQALFDAIERDQKLRGYL, from the coding sequence ATGGCTACTTTAGATGCTAACCCCGTTGGGATTCTAGGTGTGGACTTTGTTGAGTATGCGGGGCCAACAAGTTTTTCATTTGAAAATTTATTTAAACAAATGGGTTTTTTAGAAATAGCTAAATCAGATAGCCAGAAATTACATCTGTACAGGCAAGGTCGAATCAGTTTTATTCTTAATCAGGATCCAAATTCATTTGCAGAAAATTTTGCATTAAGACATGGTCCGTCTATATGTTCGATGGCTTTTAAGGTTCAAGATGCTACGGCGGCATTAAAGTTGGTGCAATCTCGAGGAGCGCGTGTTTATGAAGGCAAGGAAGGGAAAAAGCTAGTCAATATCCCTGCAATCTATGGGATAGGAGATTCCTTAATTTATTTTTTAGATGAGAAAAATAAAACGGAAGTTTATGAAAAAATATTTAAACTCGCTTTTCCTTTAGCTGAACCTAAAGGATTTGGTATGGTCAATGTCGATCATTTTACTAACAATGTTCCTAAAGGTGAAATGGATAAATGGTGTGATTTTTATTCTCACATTTTTAATTTTAAAAATGTGCGATATTTTGATATCAAGGGGAAACAAACGGGATTACTTTCCAAGGTGATGCGATCACCCTGTGGTACTTTTTCCATACCTATTAATGAACCTACGGAAGGGAAATCTCAGATTCAAGAATACTTAGAAGAGTACAAGGGATCAGGAATTCAACATTTGGCTTTGATTACCAATGATATTTTGAGCACTTTAGAAGTGAGTAAAAATCAGAAATTAGAATACTTGACTCCTCCTCCTAGGTCTTATTATGAGCTTCTTAAAGATCGACTTCCCATCGTGACAGAGGAAGTAAAAAAATTGGAAGACAATGCGGTGCTAGTGGACGGGGATCATGATGGCTATCTATTGCAAATCTTTACTAAAAATGTGATCGGTCCTATATTTTTTGAGATCATTCAAAGAAAAAACCATTTTGGTTTTGGTGAAGGAAACTTCCAAGCTCTTTTTGACGCTATAGAAAGAGATCAAAAACTTCGTGGTTATTTATAG
- a CDS encoding PspC domain-containing protein, with product MEKLVNDKNLWVRSEDGIIFGVCSGIAPIFGLDVVLLRIIWLASVLIFGVGILAYLILAIALPRVDQIEKAQTRKVLGVCARISKRYDMEVGLVRSGFLTLMLLSAGLGGIVFYVILHLIVPKEG from the coding sequence ATGGAGAAATTGGTTAATGACAAAAATCTGTGGGTTAGATCAGAGGATGGAATTATTTTTGGGGTTTGCAGTGGAATTGCCCCTATCTTTGGTCTAGATGTTGTTTTGCTTCGTATTATATGGTTAGCGTCAGTATTAATTTTTGGCGTTGGAATCCTCGCCTATCTAATATTGGCCATTGCATTGCCTCGCGTTGATCAAATTGAAAAAGCCCAGACTAGGAAAGTTCTAGGAGTGTGTGCTAGGATATCGAAAAGATACGACATGGAAGTGGGATTAGTCCGAAGTGGATTTCTGACACTCATGTTATTGTCTGCGGGGTTGGGTGGTATCGTGTTCTACGTTATTCTACACTTGATAGTCCCGAAAGAAGGCTAA
- a CDS encoding 3-phosphoshikimate 1-carboxyvinyltransferase, whose protein sequence is MKFHFKGIIPASKSIMNRALICSSYSQKLKIEGSSNCDDVVKMVHAIHQLKNEPLNLCQEFDCGAAGTVLRFLGLRLSRIPGKHILKGSERLFQRPQQDLLDLLSKLGVLYDLSKDRMILHSEGWKNLSQPLEVHRNVSSQFASGILLNAWNLNQDLNLKMIGSPMSEGYLQMTIKLVKALGMKITFSENKLVIPAKSQVEVNSYQAESDLSSLFAVAAFSVLNGEAQFEKFPYPSLQPDIEFLDFFKRMEIPFLLNENEQVLKIFPVKHFKGLDANLNSCPDLFPVLAVLCAFASTPSKLFGAPQLIHKESNRIAKIADLLNAINVENTPLTDGMIIQPAKKSKPNAQPFEYDTDHDHRLAFAASLILSQGFPIKIKHPEVVSKSFPEFWQVLGLDC, encoded by the coding sequence ATGAAGTTTCATTTTAAAGGAATTATCCCTGCTTCTAAGTCCATTATGAATAGAGCTTTAATTTGCTCTTCTTATTCTCAAAAATTAAAAATTGAAGGATCTTCCAACTGTGATGATGTTGTCAAAATGGTTCACGCCATTCATCAGCTGAAAAATGAACCCTTAAATCTTTGTCAAGAATTCGATTGTGGAGCCGCGGGAACGGTTCTTCGCTTTTTAGGCCTGCGCCTAAGCCGCATCCCAGGAAAACATATTTTAAAAGGCAGCGAAAGACTTTTCCAGAGGCCACAACAAGATCTTTTAGATTTATTGTCTAAATTGGGAGTTCTTTATGATCTTTCAAAAGATCGCATGATATTGCATTCCGAGGGTTGGAAAAATCTTTCTCAGCCACTGGAGGTTCATCGCAATGTCTCTAGTCAGTTTGCTTCTGGAATTCTCTTGAATGCCTGGAATCTAAATCAAGATTTAAATTTAAAAATGATAGGATCTCCGATGAGTGAAGGTTATCTTCAAATGACTATTAAACTTGTAAAAGCTTTAGGAATGAAAATTACGTTTTCGGAAAATAAATTAGTCATCCCTGCCAAAAGCCAAGTAGAGGTTAATAGTTACCAGGCTGAAAGTGATTTAAGCTCTTTATTTGCCGTAGCCGCCTTTTCTGTTCTAAACGGAGAAGCACAATTTGAAAAGTTTCCTTACCCAAGCCTTCAACCCGATATCGAGTTTTTGGATTTTTTTAAACGTATGGAAATACCTTTTCTTTTAAATGAAAATGAACAAGTTTTAAAAATTTTTCCCGTCAAACACTTTAAAGGCTTAGACGCTAATTTAAATTCTTGTCCCGATTTATTTCCCGTACTTGCTGTCTTGTGTGCTTTTGCCTCGACACCTTCAAAACTCTTTGGTGCTCCCCAGTTGATTCATAAAGAATCAAATCGCATTGCCAAAATAGCCGATTTATTGAATGCTATTAACGTAGAAAATACTCCTCTTACCGATGGTATGATCATTCAGCCTGCAAAAAAAAGCAAACCAAATGCCCAGCCATTCGAGTATGATACAGACCATGATCACCGACTCGCATTTGCCGCATCCTTGATTTTATCCCAAGGATTTCCAATTAAAATAAAACACCCAGAAGTCGTGAGCAAAAGTTTTCCCGAGTTTTGGCAAGTCCTTGGTTTAGACTGCTAG
- the aroC gene encoding chorismate synthase: protein MGGSIFGNRFQILSFGESHGTGLGVVIDGCPSEIIFDETFLKKELSRRRPGQKVNDISIVSDRQELDIPEVLSGVYEGKTLGTPIAMFVRNQDARSHDYKEIAQKPRPGHADDTWKVKFGHTDPRGGGRSSGRETLARVMGGAVAKMFLKQKFPQINIFAFSKQIGPISLTAKDSEQILKNLISSEKIDAFPSRCPDLDLDKKIETLLLQAKKDGKSYGGEAVLVIQNPPAGLGQPVFHKLKSDLAAAFMSIGATAGVELGAGHDVSQTEGSEFHLQTDQSHYGGIRGGISTGETILFRVFFKPTATVLDTAKKGRHDPCIIPRAIPVLEAMAALVITDHVLWQRQDKV from the coding sequence ATGGGTGGAAGTATTTTTGGTAATCGATTTCAAATTTTGAGTTTTGGGGAAAGTCATGGCACCGGACTGGGTGTTGTTATTGATGGATGCCCTTCAGAAATTATTTTTGACGAGACTTTTTTAAAAAAAGAATTGAGCCGTCGTCGGCCAGGACAAAAAGTAAATGACATCTCCATTGTTTCCGATCGCCAAGAATTAGATATTCCAGAGGTTTTAAGTGGAGTTTATGAAGGAAAAACCCTAGGGACGCCCATAGCCATGTTTGTTAGAAATCAAGATGCCAGATCCCATGATTATAAAGAAATCGCTCAGAAACCAAGGCCTGGTCACGCCGATGATACCTGGAAAGTAAAATTTGGTCACACAGATCCTCGTGGTGGCGGAAGGTCCTCAGGGCGTGAAACCCTGGCCAGAGTGATGGGCGGCGCTGTTGCCAAGATGTTTTTAAAGCAAAAATTTCCGCAAATTAATATTTTTGCTTTTTCTAAACAAATTGGGCCCATTTCCTTGACTGCTAAAGATTCAGAACAAATTCTAAAAAATCTGATTTCTTCTGAAAAAATCGATGCTTTCCCTTCACGTTGCCCTGATCTTGATTTAGATAAAAAAATTGAGACTCTTTTATTGCAAGCTAAAAAAGATGGCAAATCCTATGGCGGCGAAGCCGTCCTGGTGATTCAAAATCCTCCTGCTGGCTTGGGGCAACCCGTATTTCACAAACTTAAATCTGATTTAGCTGCCGCCTTTATGAGTATAGGCGCCACTGCCGGAGTTGAGCTCGGTGCTGGTCATGATGTCAGCCAAACCGAAGGATCTGAATTTCATTTGCAAACGGACCAATCCCACTATGGAGGCATTCGTGGAGGTATTAGTACCGGCGAGACCATTTTGTTTCGAGTTTTTTTTAAACCCACCGCCACTGTTTTAGATACAGCAAAAAAAGGAAGACATGATCCGTGTATTATTCCAAGAGCGATCCCTGTTTTAGAAGCCATGGCTGCCTTGGTCATCACTGACCATGTTTTGTGGCAGCGGCAAGACAAAGTTTAG
- a CDS encoding M48 family metallopeptidase: MTKPYQVFPDISSINFEHSSDRAALNALRKIPGIDLLIKKIFGFLRDKPLRLIFLASAVRINENQRPDLYEELKKACEILDCPVPELYLIQDARINAMAVGIEKPFIVINTALLDRLVGDEIRTVLAHELGHIISGHSLYKTINWILQWILTGFFPSLFQFATLPLVLALKEWDRKSELSADRAGLLASQDLEVSLTVLFKLAGAMEKSKFNLEEFEMQAKEYQESGDLGDSFFKILNLIFLSHPFLVLRISELRKWHDSGDYSKIKSGNYIRRSEESQTKVKDDFMKSYEEYKNNFKSSQDPLVNLAKEIYSFGESFISEALRKKG; this comes from the coding sequence ATGACAAAACCCTATCAAGTTTTTCCAGATATAAGTTCCATAAATTTTGAACACTCTTCTGATAGAGCCGCTCTGAATGCTCTAAGAAAAATACCAGGAATTGATCTTTTGATTAAGAAAATTTTTGGCTTTCTCAGAGACAAACCTCTTCGACTCATTTTTTTAGCCAGCGCCGTCAGAATTAATGAAAACCAACGACCTGATTTGTATGAGGAATTAAAAAAAGCCTGTGAAATCCTTGATTGTCCTGTCCCAGAACTCTACTTGATACAAGATGCCCGCATCAATGCTATGGCTGTTGGGATTGAGAAACCATTTATTGTTATTAACACTGCCTTGCTTGATCGATTGGTTGGTGATGAAATAAGAACCGTTTTAGCCCATGAATTAGGTCATATTATTTCAGGACATTCTTTATATAAAACCATTAATTGGATCCTCCAATGGATCTTAACTGGTTTCTTTCCGTCTCTTTTTCAATTTGCCACTCTCCCCCTGGTCTTAGCATTAAAAGAATGGGACAGAAAATCAGAGTTATCTGCAGATCGAGCTGGACTTTTAGCTAGTCAAGATTTGGAAGTTTCACTCACCGTTTTATTTAAATTAGCTGGTGCCATGGAAAAATCCAAATTCAATTTAGAGGAATTTGAAATGCAAGCCAAAGAGTATCAGGAAAGTGGAGATCTAGGAGATAGTTTTTTTAAAATTTTAAATTTAATTTTCCTAAGCCATCCCTTTTTAGTACTCAGAATTTCTGAATTAAGAAAATGGCACGATTCCGGGGACTATTCCAAAATTAAATCAGGTAATTACATTCGCAGAAGTGAAGAGTCTCAAACGAAAGTCAAAGATGATTTTATGAAAAGTTATGAAGAATATAAAAACAATTTTAAATCAAGCCAAGATCCCCTGGTAAACCTAGCCAAAGAAATTTATTCCTTTGGTGAGTCTTTTATTTCTGAAGCGCTTCGTAAAAAAGGATAA